A region of Lichenibacterium dinghuense DNA encodes the following proteins:
- a CDS encoding EAL domain-containing protein translates to MDCTLARMPSAADRCSRGFGLAVRLTRTIRGRILVAFLVMAVITGALGLYAVIRIREAGELATRTFDQSLMSVNYARAAAADFTLMQNAFIRCAVETDPAERARLAGIVAEARTSLVEDLSIAGERAQSRRAEEAGNSAKAAVALWDAAREGLASRHGVAESWRAMDGTAAAVNQQIDLLVNYTAGDGFAYRQKARAIVAADIQATLAGTLLALLAAAAVAWLLARRIMGPVAAASSAADDIARGKLDGAIPPGSGDELGALLSAMAVMRDNLRVMMEREVSQRRSAQARLADALESSAEGIIVVDADGLIALANSQVADFLAASPRVLQPGTPVAALAALIEAPSLGRSGTASRLDDEMRLPDGRWLRVSRSATRDGGFVAVLSDVTMLKEQEEKLKATNLSLDAALENMSQGLCLYDGNSRLTVVNRRFAEIYRVDPGAVRPGLAFDDVLRLKIAASGETVEPAEYLLRRREVMRRTGTEVFEETAHGHTIAIVRHPLAGGGWIATYEDVTERRQAERQILFMARHDALTGLPNRMLFGERIDEALKRLGRGEGFAVLCLDLDRFKQVNDTLGHPAGDELLRQVAERLSACVREVDTVGRLGGDEFAIVQCGIAGEADTIALAHRIIAAVDRPVDIDGRQVTVGVSVGIAVAPRDGTSRTKLLKSADAALYRAKGEGRGVWRCFEPEMDARMQARSALELDLQRALAEDQFEVFYQPLFDVARDRIGGFEALLRWRHPVRGMVSPAEFVSVAEEMGLIVPLGEWVLARACAEAAAWPEHLKVAVNVSPAQFRSARLLAATSEALASSGLSSGRLELEITESVLLSDGEATLDILHSLRAAGVRFALDDFGTGYSSLNYLLSFPFDKIKIDRSFIRDLTTRSEAGAIVRAVSQLATDLGMRITAEGVENREQFERLRDDGCDEVQGFYFSRPVPAAEVGGLLRKWDAVAA, encoded by the coding sequence ATGGACTGCACCCTGGCCAGGATGCCCTCAGCCGCCGACAGGTGCAGCCGCGGCTTCGGCTTGGCGGTCCGGCTCACGCGCACCATCCGCGGACGGATCCTCGTGGCGTTCCTGGTGATGGCCGTGATCACCGGGGCGCTCGGCCTCTACGCCGTGATCCGCATCCGGGAGGCGGGCGAGCTCGCCACCCGGACCTTCGACCAGTCCCTGATGTCGGTGAACTACGCCCGCGCCGCCGCGGCGGACTTCACCCTCATGCAGAACGCCTTCATCCGCTGCGCTGTCGAGACCGACCCCGCCGAGCGCGCGCGGCTGGCCGGCATCGTGGCCGAGGCGCGGACCTCGCTCGTCGAGGATCTGTCCATCGCGGGCGAGCGGGCGCAGTCGCGCCGCGCCGAGGAGGCCGGGAACAGCGCCAAGGCGGCCGTGGCCCTTTGGGACGCCGCCCGCGAGGGTCTCGCGAGCCGGCACGGCGTCGCGGAGAGCTGGCGCGCGATGGACGGCACCGCCGCCGCGGTCAACCAGCAGATCGACCTGCTCGTCAACTACACGGCGGGGGACGGCTTCGCGTACCGGCAGAAGGCCCGCGCCATCGTGGCCGCCGACATCCAGGCGACGCTGGCCGGCACCCTCCTGGCGCTGCTCGCCGCCGCCGCCGTGGCCTGGCTGCTGGCGCGGCGCATCATGGGGCCGGTCGCAGCGGCCTCGTCCGCGGCCGACGACATCGCCCGCGGCAAGCTCGACGGGGCCATCCCCCCGGGCAGCGGCGACGAGCTCGGGGCGCTGCTGTCCGCCATGGCGGTGATGCGCGACAACCTGAGGGTCATGATGGAGCGCGAGGTGTCGCAGCGCCGCTCCGCCCAGGCCCGCCTCGCCGACGCGCTCGAAAGCTCGGCGGAAGGCATCATCGTGGTGGACGCCGACGGGCTCATCGCGCTGGCGAACTCGCAGGTCGCCGACTTCCTCGCCGCCTCGCCGCGCGTGCTCCAGCCCGGCACGCCGGTGGCGGCCCTGGCGGCGCTGATCGAGGCGCCCTCGCTCGGCCGCTCCGGCACGGCTTCGCGCCTCGACGACGAGATGCGCCTCCCCGACGGCCGCTGGCTGCGCGTCAGCCGCAGCGCCACGCGGGACGGGGGCTTCGTGGCGGTGCTGAGCGACGTCACCATGCTCAAGGAGCAGGAGGAGAAGCTCAAGGCCACCAACCTGAGCCTCGATGCCGCGCTCGAGAACATGTCCCAGGGGCTGTGCCTCTACGACGGGAACAGCCGCCTCACGGTGGTCAACCGCCGCTTCGCCGAGATCTACCGGGTCGACCCCGGCGCGGTGCGCCCGGGCCTCGCCTTCGACGACGTGCTCCGCCTCAAGATCGCGGCCAGCGGCGAGACCGTCGAGCCGGCCGAATACCTGCTCCGCCGCCGGGAGGTCATGCGCCGCACCGGCACGGAGGTCTTCGAGGAGACCGCTCACGGCCACACCATCGCGATCGTGCGCCACCCGCTGGCCGGAGGGGGCTGGATCGCCACCTACGAGGACGTGACGGAGCGCCGCCAGGCGGAGCGCCAGATCCTCTTCATGGCGCGCCACGACGCGCTGACGGGGCTGCCGAACCGCATGCTGTTCGGCGAGCGGATCGACGAGGCGCTGAAGCGGCTCGGCCGCGGCGAAGGCTTCGCGGTGCTGTGCCTCGACCTCGACCGCTTCAAGCAGGTCAACGACACGCTGGGCCACCCCGCCGGCGACGAGCTGCTGCGCCAGGTGGCGGAGCGGCTCAGCGCCTGCGTGCGCGAGGTCGACACGGTGGGGCGGCTCGGCGGCGACGAGTTCGCCATCGTGCAATGCGGCATCGCCGGCGAGGCCGACACGATCGCCCTGGCCCACCGCATCATCGCGGCGGTGGACCGGCCGGTCGACATCGACGGCCGGCAGGTGACCGTCGGCGTGTCGGTGGGCATCGCGGTGGCGCCGCGCGACGGCACGTCCCGCACCAAGCTCCTGAAGAGCGCCGACGCCGCGCTCTACCGCGCCAAGGGCGAGGGCCGCGGGGTGTGGCGCTGCTTCGAGCCCGAGATGGACGCCCGCATGCAGGCCCGCAGCGCGCTCGAGCTCGACCTGCAGCGCGCGCTGGCCGAGGACCAGTTCGAGGTCTTCTATCAGCCGCTCTTCGACGTCGCGCGGGACCGCATCGGCGGCTTCGAGGCGCTGCTGCGCTGGCGCCATCCCGTGCGCGGGATGGTGTCGCCGGCCGAGTTCGTCTCCGTCGCCGAGGAGATGGGCCTCATCGTGCCGCTCGGGGAATGGGTGCTGGCCCGCGCCTGCGCCGAGGCCGCGGCCTGGCCCGAGCACCTCAAGGTCGCGGTCAACGTGTCGCCCGCCCAGTTCCGCTCGGCGCGGCTCCTCGCCGCCACGTCGGAGGCGCTGGCCTCCTCCGGCCTGTCGTCGGGCCGGCTCGAGCTGGAGATCACCGAATCGGTGCTGCTGTCGGACGGCGAGGCGACGCTGGACATCCTGCACAGCCTGCGGGCCGCGGGCGTGCGCTTCGCCCTCGACGACTTCGGCACCGGCTATTCGTCGCTGAACTATCTGCTGTCCTTCCCCTTCGACAAGATCAAGATCGACCGCTCCTTCATCCGCGATCTCACCACCCGCAGCGAGGCCGGCGCCATCGTGCGCGCCGTGAGCCAGCTCGCCACCGACCTCGGCATGCGGATCACCGCCGAGGGCGTCGAGAACCGCGAACAGTTCGAGCGGCTCCGGGACGACGGCTGCGACGAGGTGCAGGGCTTCTACTTCAGCCGGCCCGTGCCGGCCGCCGAGGTGGGCGGCCTGCTGCGCAAGTGGGACGCGGTGGCGGCCTGA
- a CDS encoding L,D-transpeptidase family protein, which yields MTPRSSLGVALAAAALVGRAPPALAAHPAAPPPLAAKAVDDAAFTPLPEEPTGRAEPEVVKAEVLLDRARFSPGAIDGIDGENFRHALEAYQLQMSLPASGRLDQATWDRLTAGAPAPLKSVEVTKEEADGPFTRVIPAKFEAQSKLPHMGYRDIREELGERYHMSPTLLAALNPGSRFAAGQRITVADVTEAKPNVKVARIVVDKAGPDVEALAADGRLIAFYPASIGSEEKPAPTGDFTVHRVDRDPVYTYDPKYHFKGVSAKEPFSIQPGPNNPVGLVWMDLGGDGYGIHGTPDPEAVGKTQSHGCIRMTNWDALNLAAMVDKGTPVSFGDVQGSTGPVPPPPAEPAPVPSASAASAPAAGTPPGQPSASADAPKP from the coding sequence ATGACCCCTCGTTCCTCCCTCGGCGTCGCGCTCGCGGCGGCCGCCCTCGTCGGTCGCGCCCCGCCGGCCCTGGCCGCCCACCCCGCCGCCCCCCCGCCGCTGGCCGCCAAGGCCGTCGACGACGCCGCCTTCACGCCCCTGCCCGAGGAGCCGACCGGGCGGGCCGAGCCCGAGGTCGTCAAGGCCGAGGTGCTGCTCGACCGGGCGCGCTTCTCGCCGGGCGCCATCGACGGGATCGACGGCGAGAACTTCCGCCACGCGCTCGAGGCCTACCAGCTTCAGATGAGCCTGCCGGCGTCGGGCCGGCTCGACCAGGCCACCTGGGACAGGCTGACCGCCGGCGCGCCGGCGCCGCTGAAGTCCGTCGAGGTCACGAAGGAGGAGGCGGACGGCCCCTTCACCAGGGTGATCCCGGCGAAGTTCGAGGCGCAGTCGAAGCTGCCGCACATGGGCTACCGCGACATCCGCGAGGAACTCGGCGAGCGCTACCACATGAGCCCGACGCTGCTCGCGGCGCTGAACCCCGGCTCGCGCTTCGCCGCGGGGCAGCGCATCACCGTGGCCGACGTCACCGAGGCCAAGCCCAACGTCAAGGTCGCGAGGATCGTGGTCGACAAGGCTGGCCCGGACGTCGAGGCGCTGGCGGCGGACGGGCGGCTCATCGCCTTCTACCCGGCCTCGATCGGCTCCGAGGAGAAGCCGGCGCCGACGGGCGATTTCACGGTGCACCGTGTCGACCGCGACCCCGTCTACACCTACGATCCCAAGTACCACTTCAAGGGCGTGTCGGCGAAGGAGCCCTTCAGCATCCAGCCGGGCCCCAACAACCCGGTCGGCCTCGTGTGGATGGACCTCGGCGGCGACGGCTACGGCATCCACGGCACGCCGGACCCGGAAGCCGTGGGTAAGACGCAGTCGCACGGCTGCATCCGCATGACCAACTGGGACGCGCTGAACCTCGCCGCCATGGTGGACAAGGGCACGCCGGTGTCCTTCGGCGACGTGCAGGGCTCGACGGGGCCGGTCCCGCCCCCGCCGGCCGAGCCGGCGCCGGTGCCGAGCGCGTCAGCCGCTTCGGCCCCGGCTGCCGGCACGCCGCCCGGCCAGCCGAGCGCCTCGGCCGACGCGCCGAAGCCGTGA
- a CDS encoding DUF3597 domain-containing protein codes for MSIFGNIVSALFHHAPAAAPEQTAAADAPASAATTSDPAPAGDGAATPPAGGAPSAAAAPASAGTASGGSAPQTVDAKAVLAGLAAKNPQKLDWQHSIVDMMKLLGLDSSLSNRKELAQELGYTGEMDGSAAMNTWLHGEVMKKLSENGGQVPASLKA; via the coding sequence ATGAGCATCTTCGGCAACATCGTTTCCGCGCTGTTCCACCACGCCCCGGCGGCCGCGCCCGAGCAGACCGCCGCCGCGGACGCGCCGGCCTCGGCCGCCACGACCTCGGACCCCGCGCCCGCCGGCGACGGTGCCGCGACGCCCCCGGCCGGCGGCGCGCCCTCGGCGGCCGCGGCCCCGGCGTCCGCCGGCACCGCTTCCGGCGGGTCCGCGCCTCAGACCGTGGACGCCAAGGCGGTGCTGGCCGGCCTCGCCGCCAAGAACCCGCAGAAGCTCGACTGGCAGCATTCCATCGTCGACATGATGAAGCTGCTCGGCCTCGACTCCAGCCTGTCGAACCGCAAGGAACTGGCGCAGGAGCTGGGCTACACCGGCGAGATGGACGGCTCCGCCGCCATGAACACCTGGCTGCACGGCGAGGTGATGAAGAAGCTGTCCGAGAACGGCGGTCAGGTGCCGGCCAGCCTCAAGGCGTGA
- a CDS encoding cupredoxin domain-containing protein encodes MTATRWTKPGLAAALVLAVLAGAAWASTGSRIVVSQRGRTFLPGALTIKQGDTVEVVNDDGDLMHHAYVDDPEFSFDSGDQEPGAKADIVFTKPGTFNVLCGIHPKMKLVVTVRE; translated from the coding sequence ATGACGGCGACACGATGGACGAAGCCCGGACTGGCGGCGGCGCTGGTCCTGGCCGTGCTGGCCGGGGCGGCGTGGGCGTCCACGGGCAGCCGGATCGTGGTGTCCCAGCGCGGCCGAACCTTTCTGCCCGGCGCGCTGACGATCAAGCAGGGCGACACGGTCGAGGTGGTCAACGACGACGGCGACCTGATGCACCACGCCTACGTCGACGACCCCGAGTTCTCCTTCGATTCGGGCGATCAGGAGCCCGGCGCCAAGGCCGACATCGTCTTCACCAAGCCCGGCACCTTCAACGTGCTGTGCGGCATCCACCCCAAGATGAAGCTGGTCGTCACCGTCCGGGAGTGA
- a CDS encoding DUF294 nucleotidyltransferase-like domain-containing protein — translation MTHAAIAKARTYSDRKLRSLKELVRGAVPADAVVVACGSFARREACASSDLDYFVIRLGGEENDEPAWVERLAAALKEVVPIEPARGGPFTAVERLSDMVRNMGGQEDTNQRLTRRMLFLLEGEPLSEREGFRFARRALLDRYIAPRVGDGMLPLFLLNDLIRYYRTIAVDYEYKTGEADKPWGLRNLKLVFSRKLLYASGLFALGATRDGDAGAKVERLEGLLGLTPLDRMAEICGAAAVGPIRDSYDHFLDRLAKPGVRRRLEKLTRRERDDPVFRDLKDAGYGFTRDLAALFETTFDHDHPIRRAIVF, via the coding sequence GCTCCCTCAAGGAGCTCGTGCGCGGCGCCGTGCCGGCCGACGCCGTGGTGGTGGCCTGCGGGTCCTTCGCCCGGCGGGAAGCCTGCGCGTCCTCGGACCTCGACTATTTCGTGATCCGGCTCGGCGGCGAGGAGAACGACGAGCCCGCCTGGGTCGAGCGGCTCGCGGCGGCGCTGAAGGAGGTCGTGCCGATCGAGCCCGCGCGCGGCGGCCCCTTCACGGCCGTGGAGCGATTGAGCGACATGGTGCGCAACATGGGCGGGCAGGAGGACACCAACCAGCGCCTGACGCGGCGCATGCTGTTCCTGCTGGAGGGCGAGCCCCTGAGCGAGCGCGAGGGTTTCCGCTTCGCCCGCCGCGCCCTGCTCGACCGCTACATCGCGCCCCGCGTCGGCGACGGCATGCTGCCGCTGTTCCTGCTCAACGACCTGATCCGCTACTACCGCACCATCGCGGTCGACTACGAGTACAAGACCGGCGAGGCCGACAAGCCCTGGGGCCTGCGCAACCTGAAGCTCGTGTTCTCGCGCAAGCTCCTCTACGCGAGCGGGCTCTTCGCGCTCGGCGCCACGCGGGACGGGGACGCCGGCGCCAAGGTCGAGCGGCTGGAAGGGCTGCTCGGGCTGACGCCGCTCGACCGCATGGCGGAGATCTGCGGGGCGGCCGCGGTCGGCCCCATCCGCGACAGCTACGACCACTTCCTCGACCGGCTGGCCAAGCCGGGCGTGCGCCGGCGCCTCGAGAAGCTGACGCGGCGCGAGCGCGACGACCCCGTGTTCCGCGACCTCAAGGACGCCGGCTACGGCTTCACCCGCGACCTCGCGGCCCTGTTCGAGACCACCTTCGACCACGACCACCCGATCCGGCGGGCGATCGTGTTCTGA
- a CDS encoding lysophospholipid acyltransferase family protein: MLALRSAVFNLLFYAYLIALMVFGLPTALFGTRGVLRLANLWARGSLWLLRVVCGTRVVFRGRGNIPAEPCILAAKHQSFLEIIALCALFPDFTFVLKSELTRIPLFGWYLGRSGQIAVNRGQGRAALQQVSRGARAVLDAGRQVFIFPEGTRRAPGDPAVYKAGISFVYSETGAACLPVAVNSGLFWPRASFLRRPGTAVVEFLPVIPPGLPRQVFQDRMIEGVEGASRRLMAEAVQADPRLASMFPEGSVPA; the protein is encoded by the coding sequence ATGCTGGCCCTGCGTTCCGCCGTCTTCAACCTCCTCTTCTACGCCTATCTCATCGCCCTGATGGTGTTCGGCCTGCCGACCGCGCTGTTCGGCACGCGCGGCGTGCTGCGGCTCGCCAACCTGTGGGCCCGGGGCTCGCTGTGGCTGTTGCGCGTGGTCTGCGGGACCCGCGTGGTGTTCCGGGGGCGCGGCAACATCCCGGCCGAGCCCTGCATCCTCGCCGCCAAGCACCAGAGCTTCCTCGAGATCATCGCGCTCTGCGCGCTGTTTCCGGACTTCACCTTCGTTCTGAAGAGCGAGTTGACCCGCATCCCGCTGTTCGGCTGGTACCTCGGCCGCTCCGGGCAGATCGCGGTGAACCGCGGCCAGGGCCGCGCCGCGCTGCAGCAGGTGAGCCGGGGCGCCCGCGCCGTGCTCGACGCCGGCCGGCAGGTGTTCATCTTTCCCGAGGGCACGCGGCGCGCCCCCGGCGACCCCGCCGTCTACAAGGCCGGCATCTCCTTCGTGTATTCCGAGACCGGCGCCGCCTGCCTGCCCGTGGCGGTCAACTCCGGGCTGTTCTGGCCGCGCGCCTCGTTCCTCCGCCGCCCCGGCACCGCGGTCGTCGAGTTCCTGCCCGTGATCCCGCCGGGCCTGCCGCGGCAGGTGTTCCAGGACCGCATGATCGAGGGAGTGGAGGGCGCGAGCCGCCGCCTGATGGCCGAGGCGGTCCAAGCTGACCCGAGGCTTGCGTCGATGTTCCCCGAGGGCTCCGTCCCGGCCTGA
- a CDS encoding D-sedoheptulose-7-phosphate isomerase, which translates to MTDQPQRLIADTLDQTRDLMDASARDGALLDAVGRTAAALTATLRSGGKLLVAGNGGSAADAQHIAGEIVGRFLFDRAPMAAIALTTDTSIMTAVANDYGFDAVYERQVRGLGKPGDLFIGISTSGNSASILKACAAAREMGITVAGMTGAGGGRMAEHCDILMRVPSERTFMIQQVHITLGHILCLMAEADIFGAPGRA; encoded by the coding sequence ATGACCGACCAGCCCCAGCGCCTCATCGCCGACACGCTGGACCAGACGCGCGACCTGATGGACGCCAGCGCGCGCGACGGGGCGCTGCTCGACGCGGTGGGCCGCACCGCCGCGGCCCTGACCGCGACGCTGCGCTCCGGCGGCAAGCTCCTCGTCGCCGGCAACGGCGGCAGCGCCGCCGACGCCCAGCACATCGCGGGCGAGATCGTCGGCCGCTTCCTGTTCGACCGGGCGCCGATGGCCGCGATCGCGCTGACCACCGACACATCGATCATGACCGCGGTGGCCAACGACTACGGCTTCGATGCCGTCTACGAGCGGCAGGTGCGGGGCCTCGGCAAGCCGGGCGACCTGTTCATCGGGATCTCGACCTCGGGCAACTCCGCCTCGATCCTCAAGGCCTGCGCAGCGGCGCGCGAGATGGGGATCACGGTGGCGGGGATGACGGGGGCCGGCGGGGGGCGGATGGCGGAGCACTGCGACATCCTCATGCGGGTGCCCTCCGAGCGCACCTTCATGATCCAGCAGGTCCACATCACGCTGGGCCACATCCTGTGCCTGATGGCCGAGGCGGACATCTTCGGCGCCCCCGGCCGCGCGTGA
- a CDS encoding MBL fold metallo-hydrolase, protein MTADMWVKFWGVRGGIPCPDPEYARYGGNTACVELRCGARTLVFDAGSGIRPLGRSLVAEGRGRDLDLLVSHCHVDHLIGLPFFAPAFRKDATIRLWTGHRGRDEHLHDAVAQLMTRPLFPITPETFAATLVYRDFRAGDAFDMGDGLALRTASLNHPGGATAYRVDFRGRSFGYFTDHEAAGDAPDPALVALARGLDLLVVDASYTPAEVADRRGWGHSSWAQAVALGEAAGVGRLALFHHDPCHDDDAMVRIEAEAAAARPGTFAARDGQSLEIGAAPSG, encoded by the coding sequence ATGACGGCCGACATGTGGGTCAAGTTCTGGGGCGTGCGGGGCGGCATCCCGTGTCCCGACCCGGAATACGCGCGCTACGGCGGCAATACCGCCTGCGTGGAGCTGCGCTGCGGGGCGCGCACCCTGGTGTTCGACGCCGGGAGCGGCATCCGCCCGCTCGGGCGCAGCCTCGTCGCGGAAGGGCGCGGGCGGGACCTCGACCTCCTGGTCAGCCACTGCCACGTCGACCACCTCATCGGCCTGCCCTTCTTCGCCCCCGCGTTCCGGAAGGACGCCACCATCCGCCTGTGGACCGGCCACCGCGGCCGCGACGAGCACCTGCACGACGCCGTGGCGCAGCTGATGACGCGGCCGCTCTTCCCCATCACGCCCGAAACCTTCGCGGCCACGCTGGTGTACCGCGACTTCCGGGCCGGCGACGCCTTCGACATGGGCGACGGGCTCGCGCTCCGCACCGCGTCGCTGAACCACCCCGGGGGCGCCACCGCCTACCGCGTCGACTTCCGCGGACGGTCCTTCGGCTACTTCACCGACCACGAGGCGGCCGGCGACGCGCCGGACCCCGCCCTCGTCGCGCTGGCGCGCGGCCTCGACCTCCTGGTCGTCGACGCCAGCTACACGCCGGCCGAGGTCGCCGACCGCCGCGGCTGGGGCCACTCCTCCTGGGCGCAGGCCGTGGCGCTGGGGGAGGCCGCCGGCGTCGGGCGCCTCGCCCTGTTCCACCACGACCCGTGCCACGACGACGACGCCATGGTGCGGATCGAGGCCGAGGCCGCCGCGGCGCGCCCCGGCACCTTCGCGGCCCGCGACGGGCAGTCCCTGGAGATCGGCGCCGCGCCGTCCGGTTGA
- a CDS encoding cytosine deaminase: MSPSPDLGALDGAAPVTLRRARVPLPFLAAPVAGAEVDRDGAALVDLRLAGGRIAGIAPAGGPAGPGDPDLGGRHLWPTLVDVHAHLDKAHIVDRAPNPAGDFAGALAVVKADRVARWRGPDLRRRMDFGLRCAEAHGVSAIRTHLDSDEAQAAESWAAFRETRGAFAGRMTLQAVALVALDAWREPHGRRLADIVAATGGSLLGGVARAPAGLPGAALDALDAALDALFTLARERDLDVDLHVDESGDTGGTALPAVARAAMRHGHEGRVACGHCCALALQDAGALAEHVALVRDAGISVVTLPTVNMYLQDRTPGRTPRWRGVAPVTELRAAGVRVAVAGDNCRDPFHAYGDHDMLDTWRQGVRVLHLDHPFGDAAALCGPAPAAVMGLPHAGRIAVGGPADLILMNARTMDQVMARPQADRVVIRGGRRLARGVPDYAELEGG, encoded by the coding sequence GTGAGCCCCTCGCCCGACCTCGGCGCGCTCGACGGCGCGGCGCCCGTCACCCTGCGGCGCGCGCGGGTGCCGCTGCCGTTCCTCGCCGCGCCGGTCGCGGGCGCGGAGGTCGACCGCGACGGCGCCGCCCTGGTCGACCTGCGCCTCGCCGGCGGCCGGATCGCGGGGATCGCGCCCGCGGGCGGGCCGGCCGGCCCGGGAGACCCGGACCTCGGCGGGCGCCACCTGTGGCCGACGCTGGTGGACGTCCACGCCCACCTCGACAAGGCACATATCGTCGACCGCGCCCCGAACCCGGCGGGCGACTTCGCCGGCGCGCTCGCCGTCGTGAAGGCCGACCGCGTCGCCCGCTGGCGCGGGCCCGACCTCCGGCGCCGCATGGACTTCGGGCTGCGCTGCGCCGAAGCGCACGGCGTGTCGGCGATCCGCACGCACCTCGACTCGGACGAGGCGCAGGCCGCCGAAAGCTGGGCCGCCTTCCGCGAGACGCGCGGCGCCTTCGCGGGGCGGATGACCCTGCAGGCCGTGGCGCTGGTCGCGCTCGACGCGTGGCGCGAGCCCCACGGCCGGCGCCTCGCCGACATCGTGGCCGCGACGGGCGGGAGCCTCCTCGGCGGGGTGGCGCGCGCGCCGGCCGGGCTGCCGGGTGCGGCCCTCGACGCGCTGGATGCTGCGCTCGACGCCCTGTTCACCCTGGCGCGCGAGCGCGACCTCGACGTCGACCTCCACGTCGACGAATCCGGGGACACCGGCGGCACGGCGCTGCCGGCGGTCGCGCGCGCTGCGATGCGGCACGGCCACGAGGGCCGCGTCGCCTGCGGCCATTGCTGCGCGCTGGCGCTGCAGGACGCGGGCGCGCTGGCCGAGCACGTCGCCCTCGTGCGCGACGCCGGGATCTCGGTCGTGACACTGCCCACGGTCAACATGTACCTTCAGGACCGCACGCCCGGCCGCACCCCGCGCTGGCGCGGCGTGGCGCCCGTGACGGAACTGCGCGCCGCCGGCGTGCGCGTGGCCGTGGCCGGCGACAACTGCCGCGACCCGTTCCACGCCTACGGCGACCACGACATGCTGGACACCTGGCGCCAGGGCGTCCGCGTGCTCCACCTCGACCACCCGTTCGGCGATGCCGCGGCGCTCTGCGGCCCGGCGCCGGCGGCCGTCATGGGGCTGCCCCACGCGGGGCGCATCGCGGTCGGCGGGCCGGCGGACCTGATCCTGATGAACGCCCGCACGATGGATCAGGTGATGGCCCGGCCGCAGGCGGACCGCGTCGTGATCCGCGGCGGCCGGCGGCTCGCGCGCGGCGTGCCGGACTACGCGGAGCTGGAAGGCGGCTGA
- a CDS encoding branched-chain amino acid aminotransferase, with the protein MSSQIPGPRPEFAVRPHPSPVPAERRAELVADPGFGRVFTDHMVVINYTEGRGWHDARVEARAPIPMDPAAAVLHYAQEIFEGMKAYATGNGGASLFRPEANARRFAESAARLAMPALPDDLFVESIRQIVSVDREWIPTAAGSSLYIRPFMIASEVFLGVKPSAEYLYIVIASPVGRYFKGGSECVTVWVSQDYTRAAPGGTGAAKCGGNYAASLVAQAEAARHGCDQVVFLDAAERRWVEELGGMNVFFAFDDGSLATPPLGTILPGITRDSVMELARREGIPVREEPYSIEQWRADAESGRLRECFACGTAAVITPIGTIKMADGGFTIGGGEAAGEITKRLRTALTDIQRGIAPDPFGWVQLVS; encoded by the coding sequence ATGTCGTCGCAGATCCCCGGCCCGAGGCCCGAATTCGCCGTCCGCCCGCATCCCTCGCCCGTGCCGGCGGAGCGCCGCGCGGAGCTCGTCGCCGATCCCGGTTTCGGCCGCGTCTTCACCGACCACATGGTGGTGATCAACTACACCGAAGGGCGCGGCTGGCACGACGCCCGCGTCGAGGCCCGCGCGCCGATCCCGATGGACCCCGCCGCCGCGGTGCTGCACTACGCGCAGGAGATCTTCGAGGGCATGAAGGCCTACGCGACCGGCAACGGCGGCGCGTCGCTGTTCCGGCCCGAGGCCAACGCCCGGCGCTTCGCCGAATCGGCCGCGCGCCTCGCCATGCCGGCGCTGCCGGACGACCTGTTCGTGGAGTCGATCCGGCAGATCGTGTCGGTCGACCGCGAGTGGATCCCCACCGCGGCGGGGTCGAGCCTCTACATCCGCCCCTTCATGATCGCCAGCGAGGTGTTCCTGGGCGTCAAGCCCTCGGCCGAGTACCTCTACATCGTGATCGCCTCGCCGGTGGGCCGCTACTTCAAGGGCGGCTCCGAATGCGTCACCGTGTGGGTGTCGCAGGACTACACCCGCGCGGCCCCCGGCGGCACCGGCGCCGCCAAATGCGGCGGCAACTACGCCGCGAGCCTCGTGGCCCAGGCCGAGGCGGCGCGCCACGGCTGCGACCAGGTCGTGTTCCTCGACGCGGCCGAGCGCCGCTGGGTCGAGGAGCTCGGCGGCATGAACGTCTTCTTCGCCTTCGACGACGGCTCGCTCGCCACCCCGCCGCTCGGCACCATCCTGCCCGGCATCACCCGCGATTCCGTGATGGAGCTCGCGCGCCGCGAGGGCATCCCGGTGCGCGAGGAGCCCTATTCGATCGAGCAGTGGCGCGCCGACGCCGAGAGCGGCCGGCTGCGCGAATGCTTCGCCTGCGGCACCGCCGCGGTGATCACGCCGATCGGCACGATCAAGATGGCGGACGGCGGCTTCACCATCGGCGGCGGCGAGGCGGCCGGCGAGATCACCAAGCGGCTGCGCACCGCCCTGACCGACATCCAGCGCGGCATCGCCCCGGACCCGTTCGGCTGGGTCCAGCTGGTGTCCTGA